A region of Homo sapiens chromosome 17, GRCh38.p14 Primary Assembly DNA encodes the following proteins:
- the SCGB1C2 gene encoding secretoglobin family 1C member 2 precursor produces the protein MKGSRALLLVALTLFCICRMATGEDNDEFFMDFLQTLLVGTPEELYEGTLGKYNVNEDAKAAMTELKSCRDGLQPMHKAELVKLLVQVLGSQDGA, from the exons ATGAAGGGGAGCCGTGCCCTCCTGCTGGTGGCCCTCACCCTGTTCTGCATCTGCC GGATGGCCACGGGGGAGGACAACGATGAGTTTTTCATGGACTTCCTGCAAACACTACTGGTGGGGACCCCAGAGGAGCTCTATGaggggaccttgggcaagtacaATGTCAACGAAGATGCCAAGGCAGCAATGACTGAACTCAAGTCCTGCAGAGATGGCCTGCAGCCAATGCACAAGGCGGAGCTGGTCAAGCTGCTG GTGCAAGTGCTGGGCAGTCAGGACGGTGCCTAA